One stretch of Gavia stellata isolate bGavSte3 chromosome 25, bGavSte3.hap2, whole genome shotgun sequence DNA includes these proteins:
- the ALKBH4 gene encoding alpha-ketoglutarate-dependent dioxygenase alkB homolog 4, translating into MEAAGGGAGPGCGCKGIRSCLLCEGPAQAAPPPQGEDNFTYCPATGLAKGNEHSEFAGWVFPFPGVFLMEEFISEDEESEIVELMDRDDWKPSQSGRKKQDYGPKVNFKKQRLKAGSFTGLPSFSKKIVAQMKACSILGGFLPVEQCNLDYMPERGSAIDPHFDDWWLWGERLVSLNLLSKTVLSMSCDSENSIQLFPTFSKENGELSPPGSFTQTSACKNAGEEGINCILSPRLVPSKEVTVAIHLPRRSLVVLYGDARYKWKHAIYRKHIEHRRICVTFRELSAEFSAGGRHEELGKELLEIALSFQGRPV; encoded by the exons ATGGaagcggcgggcggcggcgcagGGCCGGGCTGCGGCTGCAAGGGGATccgctcctgcctgctctgcgAGGGGCCCGCGCAGGCCGCTCCGCCCCCGCAG GGAGAAGATAACTTCACTTACTGTCCAGCAACAGGCCTAGCTAAAGGAAATGAGCACTCGGAATTTGCTGGCTGGGTATTTCCATTTCCAGGGGTGTTTCTGATGGAGGAGTTCATTAGTGAAGATGAAGAATCTGAGATAGTTGAACTGATGGATCGAGATGACTGGAAACCATCACAGTCTGGCCGAAAGAAACAG GACTATGGACCCAAAGTGAACTTCAAGAAACAAAGGCTGAAAGCTGGCAGCTTTACCGGTTTGCCAAGTTTTAGTAAAAAGATTGTGGCACAAATGAAGGCCTGCTCTATACTAGGCGGTTTCTTACCCGTTGAACAATGTAATCTGGACTACATGCCAGAAAGAGGTTCTGCCATTGACCCACATTTTGATGACTGGTGGCTTTGGGGAGAGCGTCTGGTTAGCTTGAACTTGCTCTCAAAAACCGTGCTATCCATGTCTTGTGATTCAGAGAACAGTATCCAATTATTTCCcactttcagtaaagaaaatggGGAATTAAGTCCCCCTGGATCTTTTACACAGACGTCAGCGTGCAAAAATGCAGGCGAAGAGGGTATCAACTGCATTTTATCCCCAAGGCTTGTTCCAAGTAAAGAGGTGACTGTTGCCATTCACTTACCCCGAAGGTCTCTGGTGGTGCTGTACGGTGACGCACGGTACAAATGGAAACACGCAATTTACCGCAAGCACATAGAGCATCGCCGAATCTGTGTCACGTTCAGGGAGCTGTCTGCAGAGTTCAGCGCCGGAGGAAGGCATGAGGAACTGGGTAAAGAACTGCTAGAAATAGCTCTTTCATTTCAAGGAAGACCGGTGTGA